Proteins found in one Mixophyes fleayi isolate aMixFle1 chromosome 8, aMixFle1.hap1, whole genome shotgun sequence genomic segment:
- the RPL23 gene encoding large ribosomal subunit protein uL14, whose product MSKRGRGGSSGAKFRISLGLPVGAVINCADNTGAKNLYIISVKGIKGRLNRLPAAGVGDMVMATVKKGKPELRKKVHPAVVIRQRKSYRRKDGVFLYFEDNAGVIVNNKGEMKGSAITGPVAKECADLWPRIASNAGSIA is encoded by the exons ATGTCTAAGAGAG GACGCGGAGGTTCTTCCGGTGCGAAGTTTCGCATCTCCCTGGGTCTCCCCGTGGGAGCTGTCATCAACTGTGCAGATAATACAG GTGCCAAGAACCTGTACATCATCTCTGTAAAGGGGATTAAGGGTCGGCTGAACAGACTGCCAGCTGCTGGTGTGGGCGACATGGTGATGGCCACAGTTAAAAAAGGAAAGCCTGAATTAAGAAAAAAGG TGCATCCGGCAGTGGTAATACGACAACGAAAATCGTACCGGAGAAAAGACGGGGTGTTCTTGTATTTTGAGGATAATGCGGGGGTGATAGTGAACAATAAAGGGGAgatgaaag GTTCAGCTATCACAGGCCCTGTGGCGAAGGAATGTGCAGACCTGTGGCCTAGGATCGCCTCTAATGCAGGAAGCATTGCGTAA